The following coding sequences are from one Kallotenue papyrolyticum window:
- a CDS encoding dTMP kinase gives MLICFNGVDGSGKSFQAQRLMERLDQAGYPAVQVWNGGKSSVTRYIIMVGKRVLGAPQRRELGKKAPPQTVARYNAYLGSMQRMFRRRWLRTLWLHISLLEHALEIWVATLPHLMRGRVVISDRYLYDTVVNIAVLSGLPADELPALLRATRFYPVPRPQRWFFLDVSPEEAFRRKDDIADLAFLERRVPLYRQLAGEYGLVTLDAAADPDTISELIWSQVEPLLPRSASAVV, from the coding sequence ATGTTGATTTGTTTCAATGGGGTTGATGGGTCAGGCAAAAGTTTTCAGGCTCAGCGGTTAATGGAGCGCCTCGATCAGGCAGGCTATCCAGCTGTACAGGTCTGGAATGGAGGCAAATCCTCAGTTACGCGTTACATCATTATGGTGGGCAAGCGAGTGCTGGGGGCACCGCAACGTCGAGAACTGGGAAAGAAAGCACCGCCGCAGACGGTGGCGCGCTACAACGCGTATCTGGGCTCGATGCAACGAATGTTCCGGCGGCGGTGGCTGCGGACGCTGTGGCTACACATCTCTTTGTTGGAACATGCGCTTGAGATCTGGGTGGCCACCTTGCCGCACCTGATGCGCGGCCGGGTTGTCATCAGCGATCGCTATCTGTACGATACGGTGGTCAATATAGCTGTTCTTTCCGGGTTGCCGGCCGACGAGTTGCCCGCGCTGCTGCGCGCGACGCGCTTTTATCCGGTCCCTCGCCCCCAGCGCTGGTTCTTTTTAGATGTGTCTCCCGAGGAAGCCTTCCGCCGTAAAGATGACATCGCCGATCTCGCCTTCCTGGAGCGGCGGGTGCCGCTGTATCGACAGTTGGCGGGTGAGTATGGGCTGGTAACGCTCGACGCTGCAGCCGATCCCGATACGATTAGCGAGCTGATCTGGTCCCAGGTAGAGCCACTATTGCCGCGCTCTGCTTCGGCGGTTGTTTAA